From the Nocardiopsis changdeensis genome, one window contains:
- a CDS encoding type I-E CRISPR-associated protein Cas6/Cse3/CasE, with translation MYLARINLDPARSSGMDQWAAMGQAVRRAVDPDPASEARVLWARTSPGTLVISSDTAPAWGKVPGATSAAIHPLSRHPEGESVRWELISAPTARRGKRVPLAEDEFEDWLSGKFAGALDLTSAKWKRLGGRPARYHFTGEAVVRDSDALQELCLNGIGAGTATGAGLLLVSPLAPQ, from the coding sequence TTGTACCTGGCCCGCATCAACCTCGACCCCGCGCGCAGCAGCGGCATGGACCAGTGGGCGGCCATGGGCCAGGCCGTGCGCAGGGCCGTCGACCCCGACCCCGCGTCCGAGGCCCGCGTGCTGTGGGCGCGCACCTCGCCGGGCACACTGGTGATCAGCTCCGACACCGCGCCCGCCTGGGGCAAGGTCCCCGGCGCGACCTCCGCCGCGATCCACCCGCTGTCGCGGCACCCCGAGGGCGAGAGCGTCCGCTGGGAGCTCATCTCGGCGCCCACCGCCCGGCGCGGCAAGCGGGTCCCGCTGGCCGAGGACGAGTTCGAGGACTGGCTGTCCGGCAAGTTCGCGGGAGCGCTGGACCTCACCTCGGCGAAGTGGAAGCGCCTGGGCGGCAGGCCCGCCCGGTACCACTTCACGGGGGAGGCCGTGGTGCGGGACAGCGACGCGCTCCAGGAGCTGTGCCTGAACGGGATCGGCGCGGGCACGGCCACGGGCGCCGGGCTGCTCCTGGTCAGCCCGCTGGCACCGCAGTAG
- a CDS encoding ABC transporter permease yields the protein MGRVVLVARLAWAGIRRHRTQAVILVLAMTVATAAAATGLSLRGETESLYMQTREATAGPDVVVLAAETDLAPAPDLAPLAREPEVVAHNGPFPVVYATLTARGYDSRVVVHGADENPGEVGRPLLTSGDWVSPGGVVLERGFATALGAGVGDRVTIADRSYPVVGTAVTAATGVYPWAAQVGPGGGPTDYSGLAWLTEADARELAARDLPVATALHLRLRDPDLAEEFIEANASPVPGVAYRSWRSMAEQDAVLLRNVRPILTVGGWLLGFLAVTGVAVLAAGRIVEQTRRAGVLKAVGATPGLVAAVLFTEFLALALLANALGLVIARLALPAVAAPTASRIGEAAGPGFTAVAVTVVLSVAVAALATVRPALRTLRASTAAVLADTARRPQDRSRLTALSALLPAPLMLGLRITARRPGRAVLQACSTAATVIALTASLTLSVQTVRSYGVYGSSDLANLRDVHDHRLLTVVTVLLVVLAVVNTVASTWTTALEARVSMAVARALGATPGQITAGLAIAQLLPGLPGAAVGLFIGDGVLSLFAARNAVEAPTPWLFGAALATLAATVALTALPARLAARRPVARVLSGETP from the coding sequence ATGGGGCGCGTCGTGCTCGTCGCCCGGCTCGCCTGGGCCGGGATCCGCCGGCATCGAACCCAGGCGGTGATCCTGGTGCTCGCGATGACCGTGGCCACGGCCGCCGCGGCGACGGGGCTGTCCCTGCGCGGGGAGACCGAGTCCCTGTACATGCAGACCCGGGAGGCCACGGCCGGACCGGACGTGGTGGTGCTCGCGGCCGAAACGGACCTCGCCCCGGCCCCGGACCTGGCCCCGCTGGCGCGGGAGCCCGAGGTCGTCGCCCACAACGGGCCCTTCCCCGTCGTCTACGCCACCCTCACGGCGCGCGGGTACGACTCGCGGGTGGTGGTGCACGGGGCCGACGAGAACCCGGGCGAGGTCGGCCGTCCGCTGCTGACGTCGGGCGACTGGGTGAGCCCCGGAGGGGTGGTGCTGGAGCGGGGCTTCGCCACCGCCCTGGGCGCGGGCGTCGGCGACCGCGTGACCATCGCCGACCGCTCGTACCCGGTCGTGGGGACCGCCGTGACCGCGGCGACCGGTGTCTACCCCTGGGCGGCACAGGTCGGCCCCGGCGGCGGACCCACGGACTACAGCGGCCTGGCCTGGCTGACCGAGGCCGACGCCCGGGAGCTGGCCGCCCGGGACCTCCCCGTGGCCACGGCCCTGCACCTGCGGTTGCGCGACCCGGACCTGGCCGAGGAGTTCATCGAGGCCAACGCCTCCCCCGTCCCCGGGGTGGCGTACCGCAGCTGGCGGTCCATGGCCGAACAGGACGCCGTCCTGCTCCGCAACGTCCGGCCGATCCTGACCGTCGGCGGCTGGCTGCTGGGCTTCCTGGCCGTCACCGGGGTGGCGGTGCTGGCCGCAGGGCGCATCGTCGAGCAGACGCGCCGGGCGGGGGTGCTCAAGGCCGTCGGCGCCACGCCCGGCCTGGTCGCCGCCGTGCTGTTCACCGAGTTCCTGGCCCTGGCGCTGCTGGCGAACGCGCTGGGGCTGGTGATCGCCCGCCTGGCCCTCCCAGCGGTCGCCGCACCCACCGCCAGCCGGATCGGGGAGGCCGCCGGGCCCGGTTTCACGGCCGTGGCCGTGACGGTCGTGCTCTCCGTGGCCGTGGCGGCGCTGGCCACCGTGCGTCCCGCGCTGCGGACCCTGCGCGCCTCGACCGCCGCCGTCCTGGCGGACACCGCGCGGCGGCCGCAGGACCGCTCCCGGCTGACGGCGCTGTCCGCGCTGCTGCCCGCGCCGCTCATGCTGGGGCTGCGGATCACCGCCCGCCGGCCGGGCCGGGCCGTGCTGCAGGCGTGCTCCACGGCCGCCACGGTCATCGCCCTCACCGCCTCGCTGACCCTCTCCGTCCAGACCGTGCGGAGCTACGGCGTGTACGGCTCCTCGGACCTGGCCAACCTCCGGGACGTCCACGACCACCGCCTGCTGACGGTGGTCACCGTCCTGCTCGTCGTGCTCGCCGTCGTGAACACCGTCGCGTCCACGTGGACCACGGCCCTGGAGGCCCGGGTGAGCATGGCCGTCGCGCGGGCGCTGGGCGCCACCCCCGGGCAGATCACCGCGGGCCTGGCGATCGCCCAGCTCCTGCCCGGCCTGCCCGGCGCCGCCGTCGGCCTCTTCATCGGCGACGGCGTGCTCTCGCTCTTCGCCGCCCGGAACGCGGTCGAGGCCCCCACGCCCTGGCTGTTCGGCGCGGCGCTGGCGACCCTCGCGGCGACGGTGGCGCTCACGGCCCTGCCCGCGCGCCTGGCGGCCCGCCGGCCCGTGGCCCGGGTCCTCAGCGGCGAGACCCCCTGA
- a CDS encoding ABC transporter ATP-binding protein codes for MNVSSAVIRARGLVKRHGQGQGGFRAVDGVDLDVPEGQMLAVTGPSGCGKSTLLHLLGGLERPTDGEVWFAGRRIDTLNERALARLRCRSAGFVFQAFHLVEELSAAENVELPALLAGRSRREARRRAGRLLERVGLADRAGHLPAQLSGGQRQRVAIARALVNEPLAVLADEPTGNLDSAATLEVLRIFQELRAAGQTLVIVTHDERVAAVADRVVSMRDGMFVDDTRLAGTGTGWLGGLVGLED; via the coding sequence ATGAACGTGTCGAGTGCCGTGATCCGGGCCCGGGGCCTGGTGAAGCGCCACGGTCAGGGACAGGGCGGGTTCCGTGCCGTCGACGGGGTCGACCTGGACGTGCCCGAGGGCCAGATGCTGGCCGTCACCGGGCCCAGCGGCTGCGGGAAGTCCACACTGCTCCACCTGCTGGGCGGACTGGAGCGGCCCACGGACGGGGAGGTGTGGTTCGCCGGACGGCGCATCGACACCCTGAACGAGCGGGCCCTGGCCCGGCTGCGGTGCCGGTCCGCGGGCTTCGTCTTCCAGGCCTTCCACCTGGTGGAGGAGCTGTCGGCGGCGGAGAACGTGGAGCTGCCCGCCCTGCTGGCGGGGCGCTCCCGGCGCGAGGCCCGGCGCCGCGCGGGCCGCCTGCTGGAGCGGGTCGGGCTCGCGGACCGGGCGGGGCACCTGCCCGCGCAGCTGTCCGGCGGGCAGCGCCAGCGGGTCGCCATCGCCCGTGCGCTGGTCAACGAGCCCCTGGCCGTCCTGGCCGACGAGCCGACCGGCAACCTCGACAGCGCTGCGACGCTGGAGGTGCTGCGGATCTTCCAGGAGCTGCGCGCCGCGGGGCAGACCCTGGTGATCGTCACGCACGACGAGCGGGTCGCGGCCGTCGCCGACCGGGTGGTCTCGATGCGCGACGGCATGTTCGTCGACGACACCCGGCTGGCGGGCACGGGCACCGGGTGGCTCGGCGGCCTGGTCGGACTGGAGGACTGA